In Paramisgurnus dabryanus chromosome 14, PD_genome_1.1, whole genome shotgun sequence, one genomic interval encodes:
- the chchd4a gene encoding mitochondrial intermembrane space import and assembly protein 40 translates to MSYCKQEGKDRVIFVTKEDHEAPSNAELIEDDPNDPYEEHGLILPNGEINWNCPCLGGMASGPCGQQFKEAFSCFHYSKEEVKGSDCVENFRGMQECMQKYPELYPQEDENDSAPSGGADSTTPTESTSTDSVPSPSTDSKSTENPAAS, encoded by the exons ATGTCGTACTGCAAGCAGGAAG GTAAAGATCGTGTTATATTTGTCACCAAAGAGGACCATGAAGCTCCTAGTAATGCTGAGCTTATTGAAGATGACCCCAATGACCCATATGAAGAACACG GTCTTATTTTACCCAATGGGGAAATAAACTGGAACTGCCCATGTCTGGGTGGTATGGCTAGCGGCCCCTGTGGACAGCAGTTCAAGGAAGCGTTTTCTTGTTTCCACTATAGCAAGGAGGAGGTGAAGGGGTCCGATTGTGTCGAAAACTTCCGGGGGATGCAGGAATGCATGCAGAAATACCCTGAGCTCTACCCGCAGGAGGATGAAAATGACAGCGCCCCTTCCGGAGGGGCTGATAGTACAACACCTACTGAATCCACTTCCACAGACTCTGTACCATCACCCTCTACTGATTCCAAATCCACAGAAAACCCAGCAGCTAGCTAA